A DNA window from Halomicrobium mukohataei DSM 12286 contains the following coding sequences:
- the infB gene encoding translation initiation factor IF-2: MSEPDSHADDDADAGGLRTPIVAVLGHVDHGKTSLLDKIRGSAVTAGESGAITQHIGSTAVPLDVISSMAGDLVDPTDFDLPGLLFIDTPGHHSFSTLRSRGGALADIAILVVDVNDGFQPQTMEAIDILKRTQTPFIVAANKIDTVPGWNPNEGEPVRVSKEKQSDRVQGDLDEKLYEIIGQLSDNGFSADMYWRVQDFQNNIGVVPVSAETGEGVPDLLTVMMGLSQRYLKEEMSIDVGGPGVGTVLEVTDARGFGTTVDAVVYDGTISEDDEIVVGGLDGPIVTEVRALLKPQPLAEIRTEKQFERVESVAAADGVKIAAPDLDDAMAGAPVRVVRDRDVDEVILEVEEELAGFEVSTAEEGVVIKADTLGSLEALSGTLEEHEIPVMRAEVGDVAPRDVRVAETAGEPINRAVLAFGVDTLDDAERLADQEDVEIFADDVIYQLIEHYEDHVEAIETAQQDQILDNITRPARFQILQDHTFRQSDPAVVGVEILAGRIKRNSNVALFDGDEPERVGHLKSIQDEGEDVDEAGRGDRVAVSIDGPTVGRQIEEGDELWTELPEKHAKILEQELKEDITGDEREALSQYLEKQRNRDPFWGK, encoded by the coding sequence ATGTCCGAACCCGATTCTCACGCTGACGACGACGCCGACGCTGGTGGACTTCGAACCCCGATCGTGGCGGTGCTTGGCCACGTCGACCACGGCAAGACGAGCCTCCTGGACAAGATCCGTGGCTCGGCGGTGACCGCGGGCGAGTCCGGCGCGATCACCCAGCACATCGGCTCGACGGCCGTGCCGCTGGACGTGATCTCGTCGATGGCCGGCGACCTCGTCGACCCGACCGACTTCGACCTCCCCGGCCTGCTGTTTATCGACACGCCGGGCCACCACTCGTTCTCGACGCTGCGATCGCGCGGCGGCGCGCTGGCCGACATCGCGATCCTCGTCGTCGACGTCAACGACGGCTTCCAGCCCCAGACGATGGAGGCCATCGACATCCTCAAGCGGACCCAGACGCCGTTCATCGTCGCCGCCAACAAGATCGACACCGTCCCCGGCTGGAACCCCAACGAGGGCGAACCGGTCCGGGTGAGCAAGGAGAAACAGTCCGACCGCGTCCAGGGCGACCTCGACGAGAAACTGTACGAGATCATCGGCCAGCTCTCGGACAACGGCTTCTCGGCCGACATGTACTGGCGCGTGCAGGACTTCCAGAACAACATCGGCGTCGTCCCCGTCTCGGCCGAGACCGGCGAGGGAGTGCCGGACCTGCTGACGGTGATGATGGGGCTGTCCCAGCGCTACCTCAAAGAAGAGATGTCCATCGACGTGGGCGGCCCCGGCGTCGGCACCGTGCTGGAAGTGACCGACGCCCGCGGGTTCGGCACGACCGTCGACGCCGTCGTCTACGACGGGACCATCAGCGAGGACGACGAGATCGTCGTCGGCGGCCTGGACGGCCCGATCGTCACGGAGGTCCGAGCGCTGTTGAAGCCCCAGCCGCTGGCGGAGATCCGCACCGAGAAGCAGTTCGAACGCGTCGAGTCTGTCGCCGCGGCAGACGGGGTGAAAATCGCCGCGCCGGATCTCGACGACGCGATGGCCGGAGCACCGGTCCGAGTCGTCCGCGATCGCGACGTCGACGAGGTCATCCTCGAAGTCGAGGAGGAACTGGCCGGCTTCGAGGTCTCGACAGCCGAGGAGGGCGTCGTCATCAAAGCCGACACGCTCGGCTCGCTGGAAGCGCTCTCCGGGACGCTCGAAGAACACGAGATACCCGTGATGCGCGCCGAGGTCGGCGACGTGGCTCCGCGAGACGTTCGAGTCGCCGAGACCGCGGGCGAGCCGATCAACCGGGCCGTGCTGGCCTTCGGCGTCGACACCCTCGACGACGCCGAACGACTGGCCGACCAGGAGGACGTGGAGATCTTCGCCGACGACGTGATCTACCAGCTGATCGAGCACTACGAGGACCACGTCGAAGCCATCGAGACCGCCCAGCAAGACCAGATCCTCGACAACATCACTCGACCCGCGCGGTTCCAGATCCTCCAGGATCACACCTTCCGCCAGTCCGATCCCGCCGTCGTCGGCGTCGAGATCCTCGCCGGACGGATCAAGCGAAACAGCAACGTCGCGCTGTTCGACGGCGACGAGCCCGAACGCGTCGGCCACCTCAAGTCCATCCAGGACGAGGGCGAGGACGTCGACGAGGCCGGTCGAGGAGACCGCGTGGCCGTCTCCATCGATGGACCGACCGTCGGCCGCCAGATCGAGGAGGGCGACGAACTGTGGACCGAACTGCCCGAGAAACACGCCAAGATCCTCGAACAGGAACTCAAAGAGGACATCACGGGCGACGAACGCGAGGCGCTCAGTCAGTACCTGGAGAAACAGCGCAACCGCGACCCCTTCTGGGGGAAGTAG
- a CDS encoding PRC-barrel domain-containing protein encodes MAEILAENLSGKDVMGTDGTEIGSLYNITMDLDTGALEHLLIDADGALGQTEFERDETGRLLVPVERVQAVKDHMIVKR; translated from the coding sequence ATGGCAGAAATACTCGCCGAGAACCTCTCGGGGAAAGACGTCATGGGGACGGACGGAACCGAGATCGGTAGCCTGTACAACATCACGATGGATCTGGACACGGGGGCACTGGAGCACCTCCTCATCGACGCCGACGGCGCGCTCGGACAGACGGAGTTCGAGCGCGACGAGACCGGGCGCTTGCTCGTCCCGGTCGAGCGAGTCCAGGCAGTCAAAGACCACATGATCGTCAAGCGTTAG
- a CDS encoding plastocyanin/azurin family copper-binding protein: protein MDRRDYLAALVTAPVVGLTGCTGDGGTTDTSTPTDTPTATDTPTPTDTPTPTDTPTATDTPTPTDTPTPTDTPTPTPTVARTVTVAPEGRLRFSPESFEISAGETVRWVWQAGGHNVAPDTTPDGSDWSGTPGSDTYGSGYTHVYTFETTGTYEYYCVPHQGSGMTASFEVV, encoded by the coding sequence ATGGACCGCCGCGACTACCTCGCCGCGCTCGTGACCGCGCCCGTCGTCGGCCTCACCGGCTGTACCGGCGACGGCGGGACGACCGACACGTCGACGCCCACCGACACACCGACCGCGACCGACACGCCGACGCCCACCGACACGCCGACGCCCACCGACACACCGACCGCGACCGACACGCCGACGCCCACCGACACGCCGACACCCACCGACACGCCGACGCCGACACCGACGGTCGCCCGGACGGTCACGGTGGCACCGGAGGGACGGCTCCGGTTCTCGCCGGAGTCGTTCGAGATCAGTGCCGGCGAGACCGTCCGCTGGGTGTGGCAAGCGGGCGGTCACAACGTCGCCCCCGACACGACGCCCGACGGGAGCGACTGGTCCGGGACGCCGGGGTCCGACACCTACGGCAGCGGCTACACGCACGTCTACACCTTCGAGACGACGGGCACCTACGAGTACTACTGTGTGCCCCACCAAGGGAGCGGGATGACCGCGTCCTTCGAAGTCGTCTGA